A single region of the Pontibacter kalidii genome encodes:
- a CDS encoding M16 family metallopeptidase, whose amino-acid sequence MIEFKECTLDNGLRVIVHEDHTSPMAVLNVLYDVGSRDEEEAHTGFAHLFEHLMFSGSKNIPVYDEPLQRVGGENNAFTSPDITNYYLSVPAQNLETGFWLESDRMLELAFSDHGLEVQRKVVVEEFKQNYLNQPYGDVWLKLRPLAYREHSYKWATIGKEIAHIEEATMDIVKAFFRKHYSPSNAILVVAGNVTFERAKELAEKWFGPIPAGEKYERQLQEEPRQTEERVLEVTADVPLSAIYKAYHMPGRQHPDYHAVDLISDILGRGKSSRLYERLVKEQKLFNSISASVTGSVEPGLLIIQGKLNEGADLQEANTAIETIVQELIDNRVDEEELNKVKNQAETSIVFSEIELLNRAMNLAYCKLLGDANLINQEGEKVQAVTPDDIQRCAQEVLRKTNCSTLLYKAEKKEQPVEA is encoded by the coding sequence ATGATAGAGTTTAAAGAATGTACCCTGGACAATGGACTGCGCGTGATCGTGCATGAGGATCATACTTCACCGATGGCTGTGTTGAACGTGCTCTACGATGTGGGCTCCCGCGACGAGGAGGAAGCACATACGGGCTTTGCGCACCTGTTCGAACATTTGATGTTCAGCGGCTCCAAGAACATCCCCGTGTACGATGAGCCCCTGCAGCGCGTGGGCGGTGAGAATAACGCCTTCACCAGCCCCGACATCACCAACTACTACCTCTCGGTGCCGGCGCAGAACCTGGAAACGGGCTTCTGGCTGGAGTCGGACCGCATGCTGGAGCTGGCCTTTAGCGACCATGGCCTGGAGGTACAGCGCAAGGTGGTGGTAGAAGAGTTTAAGCAGAACTACCTGAACCAGCCTTACGGCGATGTGTGGCTGAAGCTGCGCCCGCTAGCCTACAGGGAGCACTCCTACAAATGGGCTACCATCGGCAAGGAGATCGCACACATCGAGGAGGCCACCATGGACATCGTGAAGGCCTTTTTCCGGAAACACTACTCACCGAGCAACGCCATACTGGTGGTGGCCGGCAACGTAACTTTTGAGCGGGCGAAGGAGTTGGCAGAGAAATGGTTCGGCCCGATACCAGCCGGTGAGAAGTATGAGCGCCAGCTACAGGAGGAGCCGCGGCAGACGGAGGAGCGCGTGCTGGAGGTAACGGCCGACGTGCCGCTCAGCGCCATTTACAAAGCCTACCACATGCCGGGCCGCCAGCACCCCGATTACCATGCCGTAGACCTGATCAGCGACATCCTGGGTCGTGGCAAATCGAGCCGTTTGTATGAGCGGCTGGTGAAGGAGCAGAAACTGTTTAACTCTATTTCTGCATCGGTAACCGGAAGCGTGGAGCCGGGCCTGCTCATTATCCAGGGCAAGCTAAACGAGGGTGCGGACCTGCAGGAGGCGAACACTGCCATCGAAACCATTGTGCAGGAACTGATCGACAACCGTGTGGACGAGGAGGAGCTGAACAAGGTGAAGAACCAGGCCGAGACCAGCATCGTTTTCTCCGAGATCGAGCTGCTGAACCGCGCCATGAACCTGGCCTACTGCAAACTGCTCGGCGATGCCAACCTCATCAACCAGGAAGGCGAGAAAGTACAGGCCGTAACGCCAGACGATATCCAGCGATGCGCCCAGGAGGTGCTGCGAAAGACCAACTGCTCTACCCTGCTGTACAAGGCGGAGAAGAAGGAGCAGCCGGTGGAGGCGTAA